A window from Pagrus major chromosome 4, Pma_NU_1.0 encodes these proteins:
- the LOC140994745 gene encoding uncharacterized protein translates to MFAGCGVVSGQNQYLTRDAVSTLPGLEVNRPIRMENGVTQGIGSVYQDQPYSNAGQPAVVNNVSSPLIPLPVPPPALKLGQEGFKKVCRTEEESPCPFPGLASGVLEMRVKEGSKIRNLMGFAMARMQGEKGVSGGGLRQVVFTGSGRAVTKTITCAEIMKRKVGSLHQLTKLQYKVVKEVWESSEGGTSEMTVHRTVPSISILLSKDPLDPQEPGYQPPETLSALWEEREGVESSSQTACKRPLGPLPYSSFPHCKRVCLGEGVSVHPPH, encoded by the coding sequence ATGTTCGCAGGGTGCGGAGTGGTCAGTGGCCAGAACCAGTACCTTACCAGAGACGCTGTCAGCACCCTCCCAGGACTAGAGGTGAACAGACCGATACGAATGGAGAATGGTGTAACCCAAGGGATCGGCTCTGTCTACCAGGATCAACCATACAGCAATGCTGGCCAGCCAGCGGTGGTGAATAATGTTTCCAGCCCGCTAATACCCCTGCCAGTCCCTCCCCCTGCACTCAAACTCGGGCAGGAAGGGTTCAAGAAAGTCTGCCGAACTGAGGAGGAGAGCCCTTGTCCATTTCCAGGACTGGCCTCGGGTGTACTGGAAATGCGCGTGAAGGAGGGAAGTAAGATCCGCAACTTAATGGGATTTGCCATGGCACGGATGCAAGGAGAGAAGGGTGTAAGTGGGGGAGGACTCAGGCAAGTGGTCTTCACTGGGTCAGGCCGCGCGGTCACAAAGACCATCACCTGTGCTGAGATCATGAAACGGAAAGTGGGCTCTCTGCACCAGCTGACCAAACTGCAGTACAAAGTGGTGAAAGAGGTGTGGGAGAGTAGTGAAGGTGGGACATCTGAGATGACGGTGCACAGGACTGTGCCCTCCATCAGCATCCTTCTCTCCAAAGACCCACTGGATCCCCAGGAACCAGGCTATCAGCCTCCAGAGACTCTCAGTGCAttgtgggaggagagagagggtgttGAATCCTCCTCGCAGACAGCATGCAAGAGACCTCTCGGACCTTTGCCATACAGCAGTTTCCCTCACTGTAAGAGAGTGTGTTTGGGGGAAGGAGTCTCAGTCCACCCTCCGCATTGA